From Pseudomonas fluorescens, one genomic window encodes:
- a CDS encoding LysE/ArgO family amino acid transporter, translated as MWQSYVNGLLVAAGLIMAIGTQNAFVLAQSLRREHHLPVAALCVLCDALLVAAGVFGLATVLAQNPTLLAIARWGGAAFLLWYGSQALRRACSKQSLQQGAQQTARSLRAVLLSALAVTLLNPHVYLDTVLLIGSLGAQQTEPGAYVVGAASASLLWFFTLALGAAWLAPWLARPSTWRILDLLVAVMMFAVAFGLITSQ; from the coding sequence ATGTGGCAAAGCTATGTAAATGGCCTATTGGTCGCAGCGGGGTTAATCATGGCGATCGGCACACAAAACGCCTTCGTCCTCGCCCAGAGCCTGCGCCGCGAGCACCATCTGCCGGTCGCCGCGTTGTGCGTACTGTGTGACGCGCTGCTGGTGGCCGCAGGGGTTTTCGGCCTGGCCACGGTACTGGCGCAGAACCCGACCTTGCTCGCCATTGCCCGTTGGGGCGGCGCGGCTTTCCTGCTCTGGTATGGCAGCCAGGCGCTACGCCGGGCTTGCTCGAAACAGAGCTTGCAACAGGGCGCGCAACAGACCGCTCGCTCATTGCGCGCGGTGCTGCTAAGCGCCCTCGCGGTGACCCTGCTCAATCCGCACGTGTATCTGGACACGGTGCTGCTGATCGGCTCCCTCGGTGCGCAACAGACCGAGCCAGGCGCCTATGTGGTCGGCGCGGCCAGTGCATCGCTGCTGTGGTTCTTCACCCTGGCCCTCGGTGCGGCATGGCTGGCACCGTGGTTGGCGCGGCCGAGCACCTGGCGGATTCTCGATCTGCTGGTGGCGGTCATGATGTTTGCCGTGGCCTTTGGCCTGATCACCTCGCAATAA
- a CDS encoding LysR family transcriptional regulator yields MDRLQAMRVFVTVVDLGSQSAAADHLELSRPVVSRYLAELEDWTGARLMHRTTRKLSLTAAGSEVLPRCRQMLELSSDLRAAVREPDDAPRGLLRISVSTSFGQAQLADAMADYVKLYPGVSVDLQMLDRTVNLVDERIDLAIRTSNDLDPNLIARRLTVCRSVICASPAYLREHPAPQRVEDLSRHNCLTHSYFGKSLWHFQQDGEQVSVPVQGNISANEASTLLRAAMAGAGVAMLPSYQAFVHIHNGELVRLLSNAEPRQMNMYAVYASRKHMPAALRSLLDFLVQRFPEEPLWDKGL; encoded by the coding sequence ATGGATCGTCTACAAGCTATGCGCGTCTTCGTCACCGTGGTCGACCTCGGCAGCCAGTCGGCTGCCGCCGATCATCTGGAGCTGTCGCGACCGGTGGTCTCGCGCTACCTGGCGGAGCTGGAAGACTGGACCGGCGCTCGTCTCATGCACCGCACCACGCGCAAATTGAGCTTGACCGCCGCTGGCAGCGAGGTGCTGCCGCGCTGTCGGCAAATGCTCGAACTGTCCAGCGACCTGCGAGCTGCCGTGCGCGAACCGGACGACGCCCCGCGCGGGCTGCTGCGCATCAGCGTCAGCACCTCGTTCGGTCAGGCGCAACTGGCCGACGCCATGGCCGATTACGTCAAGCTATACCCCGGGGTCAGCGTCGACTTGCAGATGCTCGACCGCACCGTCAATCTGGTGGACGAGCGCATCGACCTGGCGATTCGCACCAGCAACGACCTCGACCCGAACCTCATCGCCCGGCGCCTGACCGTTTGTCGCTCGGTGATCTGCGCCTCCCCCGCCTACCTGCGTGAGCATCCGGCGCCGCAGCGGGTGGAGGACCTGAGCCGGCACAACTGCCTGACACACTCCTACTTCGGCAAAAGCCTCTGGCATTTCCAGCAGGACGGCGAGCAGGTCTCGGTGCCGGTGCAGGGCAACATCAGCGCCAATGAAGCCAGCACCCTGCTGCGTGCCGCCATGGCCGGCGCCGGGGTGGCGATGCTGCCCAGTTACCAGGCCTTCGTTCATATTCACAACGGCGAGTTGGTGCGCCTGCTCTCGAATGCCGAACCACGACAGATGAACATGTACGCAGTCTATGCCTCACGCAAACACATGCCGGCGGCGCTACGCAGCCTGTTGGACTTCCTGGTGCAGCGCTTTCCCGAAGAACCACTTTGGGACAAAGGCCTGTGA
- a CDS encoding MBL fold metallo-hydrolase — MIGFPPLKRLLLAASLFGFAAHALASSELTLDVYNPGTHAIFPVSSVLVSGEKDAILVDAQFGKAQAQQVVEKIRASGKHLTTIYISHGDPDYYFGLDTLTAAFPDAKVLASQPTVEHIKKTVDGKVAFWGPKMGADKPGKTIVPEVLQGHSLTLEGKTLEVIGLDGKQPDRSFVWIPSIKAVVGGVVVAENIHVWMADTQSVQSHADWLTTLDSIKALQPNTLVPGHYLGDSSRSLKAVQFTADYIRAFDEETAKARNSAELIAAMKKRYPGLGEESSLELSAKVAKGEMQW, encoded by the coding sequence ATGATCGGATTCCCCCCTCTCAAGCGCCTACTGCTGGCTGCCAGCCTCTTTGGTTTTGCGGCACATGCACTGGCCAGCAGCGAATTGACCCTGGACGTCTATAACCCGGGGACCCACGCGATCTTCCCGGTCAGTTCGGTGCTGGTCAGCGGCGAGAAAGACGCGATCCTGGTGGACGCCCAATTCGGCAAGGCCCAGGCGCAACAGGTGGTGGAGAAAATCCGTGCCAGCGGCAAGCACCTGACCACCATCTACATCAGCCACGGTGACCCGGACTACTACTTTGGCCTGGACACCCTGACTGCCGCTTTCCCCGACGCCAAAGTGCTGGCCTCGCAGCCAACGGTGGAGCACATCAAGAAAACCGTCGACGGCAAAGTAGCGTTCTGGGGCCCGAAAATGGGCGCCGACAAGCCAGGCAAAACCATCGTGCCGGAGGTACTCCAGGGCCATAGCCTGACCCTGGAAGGCAAGACCCTGGAGGTCATTGGCCTGGACGGCAAGCAGCCGGATCGCAGCTTCGTCTGGATCCCGTCGATCAAGGCGGTGGTCGGTGGCGTGGTGGTCGCGGAAAACATTCACGTGTGGATGGCCGACACGCAAAGCGTGCAGTCTCATGCCGATTGGCTGACCACCCTGGACAGCATCAAGGCGCTGCAACCGAACACCCTGGTTCCCGGTCATTACCTCGGCGACAGCTCGCGTTCGTTGAAGGCGGTGCAGTTCACCGCCGACTACATCCGCGCGTTCGATGAAGAAACCGCCAAGGCCAGGAATTCCGCCGAGCTGATTGCGGCGATGAAAAAACGTTATCCGGGTCTGGGCGAGGAAAGCTCCCTGGAACTGAGCGCCAAAGTCGCCAAAGGCGAAATGCAGTGGTGA
- a CDS encoding helix-turn-helix domain-containing protein: MNKPALPSIPVFKLYGESLDWPTPDLLHCETISQRSREHQWKIKPHRHADLCQLLFVFKGQAELEIEGQVTRLDQAAIQILPALSVHGFRFSEDIEGFIVTLAAPLVAHLQAQLGSSVNALAQAESYLAGDQAEYLNSLFSALQNEYTGHQPAREMLMHSLVSVIMVWVSRQVIQRRAASQRPQRAREYLNGFIQLVEETYRQHVKVEDLAHRLGISVSHLNGTCRELAGQPALQIMHERQLLEAKRMLTYTSMTIYEMSDVLGFSDPTNFTRLFRRRVGMSPKAFRDRLKAEHGHQE, from the coding sequence ATGAACAAGCCTGCCCTTCCTTCGATTCCGGTGTTCAAGCTCTATGGAGAGAGTCTCGACTGGCCCACCCCGGATCTGCTGCATTGCGAAACCATTTCCCAGCGCAGTCGCGAGCATCAATGGAAAATCAAACCCCATCGTCACGCTGATTTATGCCAGTTGCTGTTTGTCTTCAAGGGCCAGGCCGAGCTGGAAATCGAAGGCCAGGTGACCCGGCTCGACCAGGCTGCGATCCAGATTTTGCCAGCGTTGTCGGTCCACGGCTTTCGTTTCAGCGAGGACATCGAGGGCTTCATCGTGACCCTGGCGGCGCCGCTGGTGGCACACCTGCAAGCGCAGTTAGGCAGCTCGGTAAACGCCCTGGCCCAGGCCGAAAGCTACCTGGCCGGCGATCAGGCGGAGTACCTGAACAGCCTGTTTTCCGCCCTGCAGAACGAATACACCGGGCATCAACCCGCGCGCGAAATGCTCATGCACTCGCTGGTCAGCGTGATCATGGTCTGGGTCAGCCGTCAGGTGATCCAGCGTCGGGCGGCCAGTCAACGGCCACAACGTGCCCGCGAATACCTCAACGGTTTTATTCAGTTGGTGGAAGAGACTTACCGTCAGCACGTGAAGGTCGAGGATCTGGCGCACCGCCTGGGGATTTCCGTGTCCCACCTCAACGGTACATGCCGCGAACTGGCAGGACAGCCGGCGCTGCAGATCATGCACGAACGGCAGTTGCTCGAAGCCAAGCGCATGCTGACCTACACCAGCATGACCATCTACGAGATGTCCGATGTGCTGGGCTTTTCTGACCCGACCAACTTCACCCGGCTGTTTCGCCGGCGGGTCGGCATGTCACCCAAGGCTTTTCGTGATCGGCTGAAAGCCGAGCATGGCCATCAGGAGTGA
- a CDS encoding NAD-dependent epimerase/dehydratase family protein translates to MKILVTGASGFIGGRFARFALEQGLDVRVNGRRAESVEHLVRRGAQFVPGDLTDGQLVRDLCVDVDAVVHCAGAVGVWGRYQDFHLGNVLVTENVVEACLKQNVRRLVHLSSPSVYFDGRNHLGLTEEQVPKRFKHPYAATKYLAEQKVFGAQEFGLEVLALRPRFVTGAGDMSIFPRLLKMQRKGRLAIVGNGLNKVDFTSVQNLNEAMLSCLLATGSALGKVYNISNGAPVPLWDVVNYVMRQMQVPQVTRYRGYGLAYSVAALNEGFCKLWPGRPEPTLSRLGMQVMNKNFTLDISRARHYLDYDPKVSLWTALDEFCGWWKAQDIGGQTGH, encoded by the coding sequence ATGAAAATTCTGGTCACCGGCGCGAGCGGCTTTATTGGTGGACGCTTTGCCCGGTTTGCCCTGGAGCAAGGCCTGGACGTGCGGGTCAACGGGCGCCGGGCCGAGAGCGTCGAGCACCTGGTGCGCCGTGGCGCGCAATTCGTGCCCGGCGACCTGACCGATGGCCAACTGGTGCGCGATTTGTGTGTCGATGTCGATGCCGTGGTCCATTGCGCCGGCGCGGTGGGTGTCTGGGGGCGTTATCAGGACTTTCACCTGGGCAACGTGCTGGTCACCGAAAACGTGGTCGAGGCCTGTCTCAAGCAGAATGTCCGGCGCCTGGTGCACCTGTCGTCGCCGTCGGTGTACTTCGACGGCCGCAATCACCTCGGGCTGACTGAAGAGCAGGTGCCCAAGCGCTTCAAGCATCCCTATGCCGCCACCAAGTACCTGGCCGAGCAAAAAGTCTTCGGCGCTCAGGAGTTCGGTCTGGAGGTACTGGCCTTGCGCCCGCGCTTCGTCACCGGTGCTGGCGATATGAGCATCTTCCCGCGGCTGCTGAAAATGCAGCGCAAGGGCCGCCTGGCGATTGTCGGCAATGGCCTGAACAAGGTCGATTTCACCAGCGTGCAGAACCTTAACGAAGCCATGCTCAGTTGCCTGCTGGCCACCGGCTCGGCCCTTGGCAAGGTCTATAACATCAGCAATGGTGCGCCGGTGCCGCTGTGGGACGTGGTCAACTATGTGATGCGCCAGATGCAGGTGCCGCAGGTTACCCGGTATCGCGGTTATGGCCTGGCCTACAGTGTGGCGGCGTTGAACGAGGGCTTCTGCAAGCTGTGGCCGGGGCGTCCCGAGCCGACCTTGTCGCGCCTGGGCATGCAGGTCATGAACAAAAACTTCACCCTGGACATCAGTCGCGCGCGGCATTATCTGGACTACGATCCGAAAGTCAGTTTGTGGACGGCACTGGATGAATTCTGCGGCTGGTGGAAAGCGCAGGACATCGGCGGACAGACTGGACACTGA
- a CDS encoding LysR family transcriptional regulator ArgP: MFDYKLLSALAAVIEQAGFERAAQVLGLSQSAISQRIKLLEARVGHPVLVRATPPAPTEIGRRLLNHVQQVRLLERDLQSLVPALDEEGLPERLRIALNADSLATWWAEAVGDFCAEQHLLLDLVVEDQTVGLKRMRAGEVAACLCASERPVAGARSVLLGAMRYRALASPAFIARHFPDGVKADQLARTPALVFGPDDFLQHRYLASLGVEGGFEHHLCPSSEGFIRLTEAGLGWGLVPELQVRQQVQRGELRELLPDKPIDVPLYWHHWRNGGQLLGQLTDQLVRSSRQWLVPLGQP; this comes from the coding sequence ATGTTCGACTATAAATTGCTCTCGGCCCTGGCGGCGGTGATCGAGCAGGCCGGTTTCGAACGGGCCGCCCAGGTGTTGGGCTTGTCGCAGTCGGCGATATCCCAGCGGATCAAATTGCTCGAAGCGCGGGTCGGGCACCCGGTACTGGTGCGCGCGACGCCACCGGCCCCGACCGAAATCGGCCGACGCCTGCTCAACCATGTCCAGCAGGTGCGCCTGCTGGAGCGCGACCTGCAAAGCCTGGTGCCGGCCCTGGATGAAGAGGGCTTGCCGGAGCGCCTGCGCATTGCCTTGAACGCCGACAGCCTGGCCACCTGGTGGGCCGAGGCGGTGGGGGATTTCTGCGCCGAACAACACCTGCTGCTGGACCTCGTGGTGGAGGACCAGACCGTCGGCCTCAAGCGCATGCGCGCCGGCGAAGTGGCGGCCTGTCTGTGCGCCAGTGAGCGCCCGGTGGCCGGCGCCCGCAGCGTGTTGCTGGGGGCCATGCGCTACCGCGCCCTGGCCAGCCCGGCCTTTATCGCCCGGCATTTTCCCGATGGGGTCAAGGCCGACCAACTGGCTCGCACACCGGCGCTGGTATTCGGGCCTGATGACTTCTTGCAGCACCGTTACCTGGCGTCCCTGGGTGTCGAGGGTGGTTTCGAGCACCATTTGTGCCCGTCCTCCGAAGGCTTTATCCGCCTGACGGAGGCCGGCCTCGGCTGGGGCCTGGTGCCTGAATTGCAGGTTCGCCAACAAGTGCAGCGCGGCGAATTGCGCGAGTTATTGCCAGATAAACCCATCGATGTGCCGCTGTACTGGCATCATTGGCGCAATGGTGGCCAGTTGCTTGGCCAGCTCACCGATCAGTTGGTGCGCTCATCGCGCCAATGGTTGGTGCCTTTGGGGCAGCCTTGA
- a CDS encoding cache domain-containing protein, whose product MRFLQKTVWLGCLLLLCLGQAQAAAKPADDDKAALALLEKALAYYHDQGDKAFAAFSRQGEFVEKDKYVFVVDTKGTMLASGGPSAALIGRDVSDVLGDDLRKAFKDALKVPEGNGIQVAEYRWQNWADGKVERKRVYYQRIGQRILAVGYYLPRASAEQARALLDKAAANLSKDEKGTLKAINSLQGGFLQDDLYVFAVDLDTKRYVAHGTNLRLVNTDFSRIKDPEGKPVGEPILSMMAKQDQEDYEYRWKNPVTGKVEDKHAYLKKVGHLLVAVGYYSPL is encoded by the coding sequence ATGAGGTTTTTGCAAAAAACGGTCTGGCTGGGCTGCTTGCTGTTGCTGTGCCTGGGGCAGGCGCAGGCCGCTGCCAAGCCTGCGGATGACGACAAGGCGGCGCTGGCCTTGCTGGAAAAGGCCCTGGCCTATTACCACGACCAGGGCGATAAGGCCTTTGCCGCCTTCAGCCGCCAGGGCGAATTCGTCGAGAAGGATAAATACGTGTTCGTGGTCGACACCAAGGGCACCATGCTCGCCAGCGGCGGGCCTTCTGCGGCACTGATCGGCCGGGACGTCTCCGATGTGCTCGGCGATGACCTGCGCAAGGCGTTCAAGGACGCACTGAAGGTGCCGGAAGGTAACGGCATTCAGGTCGCCGAATACCGTTGGCAGAACTGGGCCGATGGCAAGGTCGAGCGTAAGCGCGTGTACTACCAGCGTATTGGTCAGCGCATTCTCGCGGTCGGCTACTACCTGCCACGAGCCTCAGCCGAACAGGCCAGGGCGTTGCTGGACAAGGCCGCGGCCAACCTGTCCAAGGACGAGAAAGGCACGCTCAAAGCGATCAACTCGCTGCAAGGCGGCTTCTTGCAGGACGATCTCTACGTGTTCGCGGTTGATCTCGACACCAAGCGCTATGTCGCCCATGGTACCAACCTAAGGTTGGTCAACACCGACTTCTCCAGGATCAAGGACCCGGAAGGCAAGCCGGTGGGGGAGCCGATCCTGTCGATGATGGCCAAGCAGGATCAGGAGGATTACGAGTACCGCTGGAAAAATCCGGTGACCGGCAAGGTCGAGGACAAGCACGCGTACCTGAAAAAAGTCGGACATCTATTGGTTGCGGTGGGGTATTACAGTCCGTTGTGA
- a CDS encoding superoxide dismutase: MAFELPPLPYAHDALQPHISKETLEFHHDKHHNTYVVNLNNLVPGTEFEGKTLEEIVKTSSGGIFNNAAQVWNHTFYWNCLAPNAGGQPTGALAEAINAAFGSFDKFKEEFSKTSIGTFGSGWGWLVKKADGSLALASTIGAGNPLTNGDTPLLTCDVWEHAYYIDYRNVRPKYVEAFWNLVNWKFVAEQFEGKTFTA; the protein is encoded by the coding sequence ATGGCTTTCGAATTGCCGCCACTGCCTTACGCACACGATGCACTGCAGCCGCACATTTCCAAGGAAACTCTGGAATTTCACCACGACAAGCACCACAACACCTACGTCGTGAACCTGAACAACCTGGTGCCAGGCACCGAGTTCGAAGGCAAGACTCTGGAAGAAATCGTCAAGACTTCCTCGGGTGGCATCTTCAACAACGCCGCTCAAGTATGGAACCACACCTTCTACTGGAACTGCCTGGCACCTAACGCCGGCGGCCAACCAACCGGCGCGCTGGCTGAAGCCATCAACGCAGCGTTCGGTTCGTTCGACAAGTTCAAGGAAGAATTCAGCAAGACTTCGATCGGCACCTTCGGTTCCGGCTGGGGCTGGCTGGTGAAAAAGGCTGACGGTTCCCTGGCCCTGGCCAGCACCATCGGCGCCGGCAACCCGCTGACCAACGGCGACACCCCGCTGCTGACCTGCGACGTCTGGGAACACGCCTACTACATCGACTACCGCAACGTGCGTCCAAAGTATGTGGAAGCGTTCTGGAACCTGGTCAACTGGAAGTTCGTGGCAGAGCAGTTCGAAGGCAAAACCTTCACCGCGTAA
- the pobA gene encoding 4-hydroxybenzoate 3-monooxygenase, producing MKTLKTQVAIIGAGPSGLLLGQLLHNAGISNVIVERQTPEYVQQRIRAGVLEQGMVDLLRQAGVSQRMDAEGLLHGGFQLALGDRQVHIDLQSLTDGKQVMIYGQTEVTRDLMTARQQAGAVTLYEASNVVPHGMKSAEPYLTFDQGGEQWRLDCDYIAGCDGFHGVARQSIPADSLKVFERVYPFGWLGILADTPPVHEELVYARHERGFALCSMRSPTRTRYYLQVPTGEQVEDWSDQRFWDELKRRLPAQLAETLVTGPSIEKSIAPLRSFVVEPMQYGRLFLVGDAAHIVPPTGAKGLNLAASDVSTLFNILLKVYREERTDLLERYSEICLRRVWKAERFSWWLTSMLHTFEDRDAFSQRISDSELEYFVDSEAGRKTIAENYVGLPYEAIE from the coding sequence ATGAAAACATTGAAAACCCAGGTTGCCATTATTGGCGCCGGCCCCTCTGGCCTGCTGCTCGGCCAACTTCTGCACAACGCTGGCATCAGCAACGTGATCGTTGAACGCCAGACTCCGGAATACGTCCAGCAACGCATTCGTGCCGGTGTTCTGGAACAGGGCATGGTCGACTTGTTGCGCCAGGCCGGTGTCAGCCAGCGCATGGACGCCGAAGGTCTGCTGCATGGCGGCTTCCAGTTGGCACTCGGAGACCGTCAGGTGCATATCGACCTGCAGTCACTGACAGACGGCAAGCAGGTCATGATTTACGGTCAGACCGAAGTCACCCGCGATCTGATGACCGCTCGTCAGCAAGCCGGAGCAGTGACCCTCTACGAAGCCAGCAACGTCGTGCCTCACGGAATGAAATCCGCCGAGCCTTATCTGACATTTGATCAGGGTGGCGAACAATGGCGCCTGGACTGCGACTACATTGCCGGCTGTGACGGTTTCCATGGCGTGGCCCGGCAATCGATTCCCGCCGACAGCCTGAAAGTCTTCGAGCGCGTGTACCCCTTCGGCTGGCTGGGGATCCTCGCCGATACCCCGCCAGTTCACGAAGAGCTGGTCTATGCCCGCCACGAGCGCGGCTTTGCCCTGTGCAGCATGCGTTCACCGACCCGCACCCGCTATTACCTGCAAGTACCCACCGGGGAGCAGGTCGAGGACTGGTCCGACCAGCGCTTCTGGGACGAACTGAAACGCCGCCTGCCCGCTCAACTGGCCGAGACGCTCGTAACCGGGCCGTCGATCGAGAAAAGTATCGCGCCGCTGCGCAGTTTTGTCGTCGAGCCGATGCAATACGGACGGCTGTTCCTGGTAGGCGACGCCGCACACATTGTCCCGCCGACCGGGGCCAAGGGCCTGAACCTGGCGGCCAGCGATGTCAGCACGCTGTTCAACATCCTGCTCAAGGTCTACCGCGAAGAGCGCACTGACCTGCTCGAGCGCTACTCCGAAATCTGCCTGCGCCGGGTGTGGAAGGCCGAGCGTTTCTCCTGGTGGCTGACGTCGATGCTGCATACCTTCGAAGATCGCGACGCCTTCAGCCAGCGCATCAGCGATTCGGAACTGGAGTACTTCGTCGACTCCGAGGCCGGACGCAAGACCATCGCGGAAAATTACGTCGGCCTTCCTTACGAGGCTATCGAATAG
- a CDS encoding NAD(P)-dependent oxidoreductase, which produces MSKIAIIGATGRAGSQLLEEALRRGHSVTAIARDTSKLGERAGVVSKNVDVLDAQALQAAVAGHDVVISAAHFATIPASAVIGPVKQAGVKRLLVVGGAGSLLLPDGSRVIDAPNFPAEYKAEASAGAQFLEALRQEQELDWSFLSPSALFVEGERRGTFRLGKEHLLVDGEGQSQISFADFAIALLDEVEKPVHSRQRFTVGY; this is translated from the coding sequence ATGAGCAAAATCGCAATCATTGGTGCCACGGGCCGTGCCGGTAGCCAACTGTTGGAAGAAGCCTTGCGTCGCGGCCATAGCGTTACAGCCATTGCCCGTGACACGTCAAAACTCGGCGAGCGTGCGGGCGTGGTCAGCAAAAACGTCGACGTGCTCGATGCGCAGGCGTTGCAAGCGGCCGTGGCCGGTCATGATGTGGTCATCAGCGCGGCGCATTTCGCGACGATTCCTGCCAGCGCTGTGATCGGGCCGGTCAAGCAGGCTGGGGTCAAGCGTCTGCTGGTGGTCGGCGGTGCCGGGTCGCTGTTGCTGCCCGATGGTAGCCGGGTGATCGACGCGCCAAATTTCCCTGCCGAGTACAAGGCTGAAGCCAGTGCTGGCGCGCAGTTCCTCGAGGCCTTGCGTCAGGAGCAAGAGCTGGATTGGAGCTTCCTCTCTCCGTCGGCACTGTTCGTCGAAGGCGAGCGCCGTGGCACCTTCCGTCTGGGCAAGGAGCACTTGCTGGTGGATGGCGAAGGCCAGAGCCAGATCAGCTTCGCCGACTTCGCAATTGCCCTGCTCGATGAAGTGGAAAAACCGGTGCATTCGCGTCAGCGTTTCACCGTCGGCTACTGA
- a CDS encoding ACT domain-containing protein, producing MAGETSLTILLRSMSPQLNDGEYVFCTVKDGQVPQGCEIIGSFREREGLTLILERRQAERAGLSFDYLAAWITLNVHSALQAVGLTAAFATALGQAGISCNVIAGYYHDHLFVGLADAERALSVLRQLAANAE from the coding sequence ATGGCTGGTGAAACCTCTCTGACCATCCTGCTGCGCAGCATGAGTCCGCAACTCAATGACGGCGAGTACGTGTTCTGCACCGTCAAGGACGGGCAGGTGCCCCAGGGCTGCGAGATCATTGGCAGCTTTCGTGAGCGCGAAGGCCTGACCCTGATCCTCGAACGCCGCCAGGCCGAGCGGGCCGGCCTGAGCTTCGACTACCTGGCGGCGTGGATCACCCTCAACGTGCATTCGGCATTACAGGCGGTTGGCCTGACCGCCGCCTTCGCCACGGCGCTGGGTCAGGCCGGGATCAGTTGCAACGTGATTGCCGGCTACTACCACGACCACTTGTTTGTCGGCCTGGCCGACGCCGAGCGGGCTCTGTCGGTCCTGCGGCAATTGGCAGCGAACGCGGAGTAA
- a CDS encoding MDR family MFS transporter: protein MTHLNPPAPAKPAVRSVLIALMLAIFLGALDQTIVAVSMPAISAQFKDVSLLAWVISGYMVAMTVAVPIYGKLGDLYGRRRLMLFGMGLFTLASLLCGLAQSMEQLVLARIIQGIGAGGMISVSQAIIGDIVPPRERGRYQGYFSSMYAVASVAGPVLGGYMTEYLSWRWVFLINLPLGLGAWLVANRTLVGLPVPQRKPVIDYLGTVLMIIGLSALLLGITEFGQGYAWNSAEVLGLLACALLGLALFVWHERRFREPLLPLHLFANRNALLCWCTIFFTSFQAISLIVLMPLRFQSVTGAGADSAALHLLPLAMGLPMGAYYAGRRTSVTGRYKPMILTGALLMPIAILGMAFSAPQATLLSSLCMLLCGIASGMQFPTSLVGTQNAVEQRDIGVATSTTNLFRALGGAVGVALMSALLLALLQDSSFAHLAGSALVAEGSSGNVLLDGLNAAPGAEQQALRGELLLTFRHLLMVSAAVSLLGLAAAIAMPNQLLRGREHNVR, encoded by the coding sequence GTGACCCACCTGAATCCTCCCGCCCCAGCCAAACCCGCCGTTCGTAGCGTGCTGATCGCCCTGATGCTGGCGATCTTTCTGGGTGCGCTGGACCAGACCATCGTTGCCGTGTCGATGCCGGCCATTTCCGCTCAGTTCAAGGATGTCAGCCTGCTGGCCTGGGTGATCTCCGGCTACATGGTGGCGATGACCGTTGCCGTACCGATCTACGGCAAACTCGGTGATCTGTATGGCCGACGTAGATTGATGCTGTTCGGCATGGGCCTGTTCACCCTGGCCTCGCTGCTGTGTGGCCTGGCGCAGAGCATGGAGCAACTGGTGCTGGCACGGATCATCCAGGGCATCGGTGCCGGTGGGATGATTTCGGTCAGCCAGGCGATCATCGGTGACATCGTGCCACCGCGCGAACGCGGGCGTTACCAGGGCTATTTCAGCAGCATGTACGCGGTGGCGAGCGTGGCCGGGCCGGTGCTTGGCGGCTACATGACCGAATACCTGTCGTGGCGCTGGGTGTTCTTGATCAACCTGCCGCTGGGCCTCGGCGCCTGGCTGGTGGCCAATCGGACGCTGGTTGGCCTGCCAGTACCGCAACGCAAACCGGTGATCGACTATCTCGGGACCGTGCTGATGATCATCGGCCTGAGTGCCTTGTTGCTGGGCATCACCGAGTTCGGTCAGGGGTACGCCTGGAACAGCGCCGAAGTGCTCGGGCTGCTGGCCTGTGCGCTGCTGGGCCTGGCCCTGTTCGTTTGGCACGAACGGCGGTTCCGCGAGCCGCTGTTGCCTTTGCACCTGTTTGCCAATCGCAATGCGTTGCTGTGCTGGTGCACGATCTTCTTCACCAGTTTCCAGGCGATTTCGCTGATCGTGCTGATGCCGCTGCGCTTTCAAAGCGTGACCGGCGCAGGTGCCGACAGCGCCGCGCTGCACCTGTTGCCGCTGGCGATGGGCTTGCCGATGGGCGCCTATTACGCCGGGCGCCGAACGTCAGTGACCGGACGCTACAAACCAATGATCCTCACCGGCGCCCTGCTGATGCCGATCGCCATCCTCGGCATGGCCTTCAGTGCGCCACAAGCCACGTTGCTCAGCAGCCTGTGCATGCTGCTCTGCGGTATCGCCTCCGGCATGCAGTTCCCGACCTCGCTGGTAGGCACGCAAAACGCCGTCGAGCAACGGGACATAGGAGTGGCCACCAGTACCACCAACCTGTTTCGCGCCCTTGGCGGCGCGGTCGGCGTGGCCTTGATGTCGGCGCTGCTGCTGGCGCTGTTGCAGGATTCCAGCTTTGCCCACTTGGCGGGATCGGCGCTGGTGGCGGAAGGCAGCTCGGGCAATGTCCTGCTCGATGGCTTGAACGCGGCGCCGGGCGCGGAGCAACAGGCCTTGCGTGGCGAGTTGCTGCTGACCTTCCGCCATTTGCTGATGGTCAGCGCCGCGGTTTCGTTATTGGGGCTGGCGGCGGCGATTGCGATGCCCAACCAGTTGCTGCGCGGGCGTGAGCACAACGTGCGCTGA